A genomic window from Terriglobales bacterium includes:
- a CDS encoding tetratricopeptide repeat protein, which produces MLRILSKQFSANIVRAIAALLILPTSAGVSVAAQAASEKTAQTSPQGVLSQAQHLIDENNLDQAIGLLLPLRNQQPEHGRVEHQLGLAYYRKGDFAEAEHAFARAMQQDPNDREAVQLRGLSLFQLGRPADAIPYLKQVQSWIGPANVDANYVLGLCYMHTQKYDDARRSFAQMYGVAPDSAAAHLFLARMLLRQGYDPIAEQNAQQAAAMDPKLPLVHYLLGEFFLYKSNVQKAIEEFEMEQKLNPGYAGTYDRLGDCYSRVARYDDAERALQRSILLDATATGPYILMGKVLVKKKDYASALNYLEKSLRMDPANYIAHHLMGEAYRGLGREADAERELKRSEELQSSQENKPQG; this is translated from the coding sequence ATGCTGCGTATTCTCTCAAAACAATTTTCCGCCAACATTGTGCGAGCGATCGCAGCTCTTCTGATTTTGCCGACGAGTGCAGGTGTGTCCGTTGCAGCTCAAGCTGCTTCGGAGAAAACGGCCCAGACTTCGCCCCAAGGTGTTCTTTCTCAGGCGCAACACTTGATCGACGAGAACAATCTTGATCAGGCCATTGGGCTACTTCTGCCTCTCCGCAATCAGCAGCCGGAGCACGGGCGTGTGGAGCATCAGCTCGGACTGGCGTATTACCGCAAGGGCGACTTCGCCGAAGCCGAGCATGCGTTCGCGCGCGCGATGCAACAAGACCCCAACGATCGGGAGGCGGTTCAATTACGCGGTTTAAGTCTCTTCCAACTCGGACGTCCCGCCGACGCAATTCCCTATTTGAAACAGGTGCAGTCCTGGATTGGTCCAGCGAACGTTGACGCCAACTACGTCCTGGGGCTCTGCTACATGCACACCCAGAAGTACGACGATGCGCGCAGGTCCTTCGCGCAAATGTATGGTGTGGCTCCGGACTCGGCGGCGGCGCATCTGTTTCTGGCGCGTATGTTGCTGCGGCAAGGTTACGATCCCATTGCGGAACAGAATGCGCAGCAGGCAGCGGCGATGGATCCCAAGCTGCCGCTGGTTCATTATCTACTCGGGGAATTTTTTCTGTACAAGTCGAATGTGCAGAAAGCGATCGAAGAGTTTGAGATGGAGCAGAAGCTGAATCCAGGGTACGCGGGTACTTACGACCGGCTTGGAGATTGCTACAGTCGCGTCGCGAGATACGACGATGCGGAGCGAGCTCTGCAACGTTCGATCCTGCTCGATGCTACGGCCACAGGCCCTTACATCCTGATGGGCAAAGTGCTGGTCAAGAAAAAAGATTACGCATCGGCTCTGAATTATCTTGAAAAATCACTGCGCATGGATCCGGCAAACTACATCGCACATCACCTTATGGGTGAAGCATACCGGGGTCTGGGCCGCGAGGCTGATGCTGAGCGCGAGTTGAAGAGATCGGAAGAATTGCAGTCATCTCAGGAAAATAAGCCGCAAGGCTGA
- a CDS encoding multiheme c-type cytochrome, producing MGTVALCLWLVVALQAALGAAALGQSSLTQFERDYGKCAMCHATLVDSYSKTAMAHASGLASDSPITGSFYHPQSRVKYEVYGRDGKLWLSFSRAEDPKLEGKRELLYYIGSGTLKGRTYLFSQDGFLFESPINWYAQQRVWDMTPNYGATREAPLNLPAFPECLNCHSSGMQAPIAGTANHYPIPPFTHAGISCERCHGDAANHVARGEKMLQISRLPVERQEQICMQCHLEGDVAVERPHQHAYNFHAGQNLLDFVRYFVFADKGEGRAVSQFEALAQSACKRASRDKMTCTTCHDPHFTPEASKKVEYFRAKCLNCHGEQFAEKHHPESRDCVSCHMPSLATKDISHTQATDHRILRVASAHTDGTQTLEMTLRPFPERKAGAEDDPRDLGLAYETLAERGDATAATKADSFLQLALQRDKTDAPVLAALGYDAQLRGDAAKAREYYEEALHYDEDSAEAATNLGVIEAREGRLRDSVALWTKVFELSPWRSSVGINIAMGYCAAERYDRAKFYVERVLEFNPDFGLGRSLLSQLNSASPSCSLERK from the coding sequence GTGGGAACGGTAGCACTCTGCCTATGGCTGGTGGTTGCGCTGCAAGCGGCTTTAGGCGCCGCCGCGCTGGGCCAAAGCTCCCTAACGCAATTCGAACGCGATTACGGCAAGTGTGCGATGTGCCATGCAACGCTCGTCGACAGCTACTCCAAGACCGCAATGGCGCACGCCAGTGGACTCGCTTCCGACTCTCCAATCACCGGCAGTTTTTATCATCCCCAGTCTCGGGTGAAGTATGAGGTGTACGGTCGTGATGGCAAGCTGTGGCTGAGCTTCAGTCGAGCTGAGGATCCAAAGCTGGAAGGCAAACGGGAACTGCTCTACTACATAGGTTCCGGCACTTTAAAAGGGCGAACTTATCTTTTCTCGCAAGACGGCTTCCTGTTTGAATCTCCCATCAACTGGTATGCCCAGCAACGTGTCTGGGATATGACTCCGAATTATGGAGCGACGCGTGAAGCTCCGCTGAACCTGCCTGCGTTTCCTGAATGTTTGAATTGCCATTCCAGCGGCATGCAGGCTCCGATTGCGGGAACAGCCAATCATTATCCGATTCCGCCGTTTACGCACGCTGGGATCAGTTGCGAGCGCTGTCACGGTGACGCAGCGAATCATGTGGCGCGCGGCGAGAAGATGCTGCAGATCTCGCGTCTTCCTGTTGAGCGGCAAGAGCAGATCTGCATGCAGTGTCACTTGGAAGGCGATGTGGCTGTCGAACGTCCGCACCAGCACGCGTATAACTTTCACGCGGGGCAAAATCTTTTGGATTTCGTGCGCTACTTTGTTTTTGCTGACAAAGGAGAAGGACGCGCCGTGAGTCAGTTCGAAGCCCTGGCGCAGAGCGCTTGTAAGCGCGCATCGCGCGATAAGATGACCTGCACTACGTGTCACGACCCGCACTTCACGCCCGAGGCTTCGAAGAAGGTTGAATACTTCCGTGCAAAATGTCTGAACTGCCATGGGGAGCAATTCGCCGAGAAGCATCATCCGGAAAGCCGCGATTGCGTGAGTTGCCACATGCCAAGCCTTGCAACGAAAGATATCAGTCATACACAGGCGACGGATCATCGCATTCTCCGCGTTGCTTCCGCGCACACTGATGGAACGCAAACGCTGGAAATGACGCTGCGCCCATTTCCCGAAAGAAAGGCTGGAGCGGAAGATGATCCTCGCGATCTCGGGTTGGCATATGAAACCCTGGCGGAGCGAGGAGATGCGACCGCGGCGACGAAAGCTGATAGCTTCCTGCAGCTTGCACTTCAGCGCGACAAGACTGACGCTCCGGTTCTCGCAGCTCTCGGATATGACGCGCAGCTTCGCGGCGACGCAGCTAAAGCTCGCGAATACTATGAAGAAGCTTTGCACTACGACGAAGATTCGGCGGAAGCGGCCACCAATCTGGGAGTGATAGAGGCGCGGGAAGGCCGTCTGCGCGATTCGGTCGCTCTGTGGACGAAAGTATTCGAACTTTCGCCATGGCGCAGCAGCGTTGGCATAAACATTGCGATGGGCTACTGCGCCGCCGAACGCTATGATCGTGCAAAGTTCTATGTCGAGCGAGTGCTGGAGTTCAATCCTGATTTCGGGCTGGGCAGATCGCTACTCTCGCAACTCAATTCTGCGTCGCCGAGTTGTTCGCTAGAACGCAAATGA